One part of the Neodiprion virginianus isolate iyNeoVirg1 chromosome 3, iyNeoVirg1.1, whole genome shotgun sequence genome encodes these proteins:
- the LOC124299504 gene encoding uncharacterized protein LOC124299504 yields the protein MYAIVEFVVGEKRECALVPVLWLVDNNTICYWPRTKNEEHFLKLVKSKAIYQKTWPKYPVHNVLHTGESFDALQKTMTHIIEHGTSEEDGTVYTISKKSTGHCYERESQSNDEDEEGNDEAVVRENISKKRKHTKKSKKNKKKKVKRQRETSSDTADDTSSVDENSPPTHHPTLNPRQNFNISNASPVIVSVNETARPSAHSLTRSITEYDLSTSQTLASTSNLVAEAATVVASRNPLRPIDEKALQYLERIKSCVDQNQLMLRKIISRQQATNVDSVQRPEVFPTLPIETIEEFANLEELLKSNEHRIYLTQKLSSIGGTSGRQCVLAVLKSLLTNELAMQFNWAGRDKIAFQKTLVMQVIYDAVKATFHGKELVSDIKEANIAAAVKDWLKLARSRYFYVPKRRLQ from the exons ATGTATGCCATTGTTGAATTCGTGGTTGGCGAGAAGCGAGAATGTGCATTAGTGCCAGTTTTGTGGCTGGTGGATAATAATACCATCTGCTACTGGCCACGCACGAAGAATGAGGAGCATTTCCTAAAATTAGTCAAATCAAAGGCAATATATCAGAAAACATGGCCCAAGTATCCTGTTCACAACGTTCTGCATACTGGAG AAAGCTTCGACGCACTACAAAAGACGATGACGCACATCATAGAACACGGTACATCCGAGGAAGATGGCACAGTTTACACCATTAGTAAGAAATCCACAGGGCATTGTTATGAAAGAGAGTCGCAGAGCAAtgatgaagatgaagaggGCAATGATGAAGCTGTCGTACGTGAAAATATATCCAAAAAGCGTAAACATACAAAGAAATccaagaagaacaaaaaaaagaaggtaaaGCGTCAACGTGAGACGTCTTCAGATACTGCAGATGATACATCATCAGTTGATGAAAATTCTCCACCAACACACCATCCCACTTTGAACCCACGACAGAATTTCAACATATCCAATGCATCACCTGTTATCGTTTCTGTAAATGAGACAGCTCGCCCTTCAGCCCACAGTTTGACAAGGTCGATAACTGAATATGACCTATCAACGTCACAAACTTTAGCCTCAACCTCGAATTTGGTAGCTGAAGCTGCAACTGTAGTTGCATCCCGAAATCCACTGAGGCCCATAGACGAGAAAGCTCTACAATATTTGGAACGTATAAAATCTTGTGTAGACCAGAATCAACTCATGCTGAGGAAAATCATATCGAGGCAGCAAGCAACTAACGTGGACAGCGTACAAAGGCCAGAGGTATTTCCAACGCTTCCAATTGAAACAATCGAAGAATTTGCGAACCTCGAAGAACTTCTCAAATCGAATGAGCATCGAATATACCTG ACACAAAAACTATCCTCTATTGGAGGCACAAGTGGCCGTCAATGCGTATTGGCTGTTCTCAAGTCATTACTAACAAACGAATTAGCCATGCAGTTCAATTGGGCTGGTAGAGATAAAATTGCTTTCCAAAAGACACTGGTGATGCAAGTTATTTACg ATGCTGTTAAAGCTACTTTCCATGGTAAGGAATTAGTAAGCGATATCAAGGAAGCGAATATTGCAGCTGCAGTTAAAGATTGGTTGAAACTCGCTCGATCGCGATACTTCTACGTACCTAAAAGACGCCTTCAATAG